aaactggaGATCAGACCTCAGTTTTTTTCCCGGCTCTGCTGTTAATTTGCTATGGACCTTTGGCAAACCACAACCCCTCTGGGTCTTGGACTCTTAAGTTTCCTGTATAAAAATTTTATGACTATACTTTTTAATACTTATTAGTAGAATTGTAAATTGAATTATATATTAAACGAACTGGAATTTACTTTTTAAAGGAATTTAGTAGAAAATCTTTTCTAAAGCTTTAGCTTTAGACTATAAATCCCTTTACAAACGTCCCTGAGATTTTGTTACGCATGGTGTTTgggctcatttaaaaaatgtttttgaacaGTAACTGCTAATTCACTCTCCTCTGTGCTTAAAGAAAAGTGCAAGTTTGCATTTTTGTATAGCAGAAGATGTGTAGAagatgaaatatttattgaaaacccaTGGTTAAAACTTATCTTAAAAAACTTTGTCATAGGTAATCCTCAATTTTCTTGGGTGTGAAATGAGGGTACTGGGCTGCTCTTAGATGTTACGAGGAGGTGGAATACAGTGAGGCAATGATGAGTGAAGTGTAGGCTGACCTGGTATGGCCATTGCTTTAGTCTTGGCTTTGACCAGGGTATGATCCCTCAATCTTCTCTCTGAGCTGATTCTGGTTGTGGTTTCTCCACACTGATGTGCTCTAGCCTATTTGGATACTGGTTTTATCATGTATAAGAGTGTTTCTTTGATATTCTTTTGAATTACTGATACTTTCACATTTTCCTTCTTAGGCTGAAGTGAGAAATCTGGCTTTGAAATCTTCATGGAGGACTACATCACTTCAATCCTGAATCTGGTTTAATTCCCTCATTTACTTTGTAGTgtattaaaaatgttttgttgAATTAACTGTGCTATTTGTTTTTGTAAAACCTGTTCAGTTTGGAAGGTCCCTAGGGGGCGCAAGTGGTTtatgatcggctgctaacctaaaggttggtggtttgaagccatccAGCAGCTCTTTGAGAGGaatgcctggcagtctgcttccataaagattacagccaagaagaccctatggagcacagatctactctgtaacatatgtaACACATggcgccatgagttgaaattgaattgatggcaacagctgtttttttttttttaaagggttagCAAGAATTTTTTGCAAATATGTCTGTTATACTTACTCTTATCATAATATATaaaagttttaatattttaaaacccATGATATTTCATTTCAAAACTTATCACCTTTGTGCTATCAGAGAATGTGCTTTGAATTGCTAAAATTAGTTAAAAGTATTTGAAAACACCTACCTCAGCAGAGGTACTTACAAATTAATTTCATCTTTCCTCTTTTAGGAATGATTGTTATTTACTCATATAGTTTCACCAACCTGCCAATCCAGTGGCATGAGTTTTCCTACACAGGGCATTTAACTGTTTCTGAAGTATTTCTGATTCAAGGTATTTCACACAAGACTGAGTTCTTGCTGTTTGAGTAGAGGTTTTTGTTCCAGTTGTTGGATTagcaaaaaaagcaaaatgttaaTACAAACATATCTCAAAAAGTCTAAAGTGatataaatgaaaattttattttaagcacCTCAAGCTATCATTAAGTTCCCACATAATCATAACATGGGACAGCTCTTTGCCAGCAACATTTATTCTTAAAATTAAGAAGTGTTTCATAGAAACCTTAGTAATAGGCAGAATAATTCATGCCAGCTTAGCAACCTAATAAAACAGCAAGCAGGAAGACTTTAGATCAGTATTTTACCTTTACCTCTTCATTCCTGTTAGCTTTTCTTTCACCCTAAAATCTTCAGTCTACTCTAAATATAAACACTCAGTCCCTATTTCCTTTAACCCATTTCCCAGAAAAGATACGTATGGCTCATAAAGATATGTATGGCTCAGTATCTCTCTCTTTAAAGAATAGAGGTATAGAAGCTCTCAGGAGAGATGGGAAAACCTTCAGTACTAATTATCCTCTTCTATCCACTTCCTCTACACTGGCCCTCACTTCCCCTGCCAATCCTGACTTTTATACTCTAAACATATGGGTCAGCTATAAGTAGGGATCTAGAGAGCAGGCCAAAAGTTTAGGATCAAATGGatatattcttttaaagaaatctgtataccaaaaaaaaccaaatgcagtgccatcgagtcgattctgacccatagcgaccctgtaggacggagtagaactgccccatagagtttccaaggagtgcctggcggattcaaactgccgaccatttggttagcagccgtagcacttaaccactacgccaccagggtttccaggaatatATAGTTGTTTAAAATTCATGCAATTCTGAACTGAGGCTGAGAAGTAATCACATACTATGTATTATGCTGAAACTCAGCCCTATGACCTTAGTGCAGTAGTTGCGAGATAAGATGCTAATTACTTTCAGTTCTCAGGGGAGTACAATTTAATCAGATGTTGCACTTCTGTGGGATACCCTGTAATGGGACAAGCTTGGTGACTCCTCACATAACTAAACACACAGCGATAACAAAACACATAGCCAGAAGTGGCAAGAACGGTGTCGTTCACCCGGGTTTTACGACACAGCGGGCACACAGTCTTCATTTTGGGTAGTAGGGGAGAATCAGAGTTGTAGTCCAGGTGTACAGGTGGTGGTGGAGTAGGCAGGGCAGTCAATGATTTGATGGTTTCTTGATTTTCAGATGAGTACCACCATTCAAGGAACTGCAGAAAGAATACACCTACAGAAAGGCCAGTAGAGAGGGATAAGGCAACACCTCCCACAGCTTTCTTCAGAGTTGACTTTATCGTCTCACTAACACTGTtgggagaatagaaaaaggcgGTAAAGGGAGGAACTATTTAGCTATAATCACAGAATGATTAATATAAATGCAGTTCTTATGTTATCCCTCAGAATCACTGCTTTGGAGATTGAATAGTTACTAGGTTGGCATTACCTCCTTAAGGATCTATTTTAAATGATTCCCTCTTTCCGACTCAGAGTATTTTAGGAGTATGACAATTTGTTTTtagtaatatttgtttttttataacaAAGGACTACAGTTCTGCTTTTTGAGAAATTAGTAGACATTGATTGCATAGACCATTTTTTGTGGAAGATAGTACATCAGAGAAATAACTCTTAAAAGCTTggcaatattgaatatatatatatgaacttgTAGgagaacatatatatatgttctcGTAAGCACTAACTAGTAGTAGCACAGCATCATAGTTAAGAGCACTGTCTTAAGAATTTTACTGATCTGGCTTGAACCTCATCTCTGCCACATTGTACAGGTGGCTTTGGCAAGGTACCTACCTGTTAGGGCTTTCCTCAGCAGCTAAATGGGGCTAATACATTTACTTCATTGGGTTGTAATGAGGGCTGAGATAATGTACGTAAAGCAGACAACACAGGGCTTGGCACGTAGCAAGTGTACAATAAAAAGAAGCTAGAATAATGTGGATGGTTACCATGATGGAGTTCTGCAATCCTTGTTTTATGAACACAAAGATTTTTTGTATGATTCTATGAAATACCTCAAAGTGGACTGAGGGAGGTGAATTTCATGAAGTTGGgatatgattttaaaatttagaaatcagAATATTTTTGAAATGTGAAGGCCTCACCTGGCTGGTGGTTGCTTCATGCTGGcttcaaatggtttgtgctccagTGCTTGTATATCCTGAACTGTCAGTCGACCTAACCGAACTCCAGCCAGCCTCAGCAGTGGTGAGTGATGCTGAGCCTTTCCTAGGATGTATCGAAGTTGCTGTACAAGAAACCAGCCTTCCCAGGCCATGTTGACAAATGGGTAGGCTGCCAGGAAGGCTCGGTAAAATCGTTTCCGGTGGGAAGAAGGGGGATGAATAGAATATTCATCCTCTTCTCTCAGGCTAGAAACCAGCTTCTCCAGCTTCACTTTCAGATAGGGAAGAAGAACCAGGAACATAATAGATTTCCAAAGCTGCTTCTTTGGGAGACCTGCGCTGGCCAATCTCTGAAACTTGTGTGTGTCCCCCATTACAACCCGCTTTAAGCCATAAAAGTTTTCAGAAAACGAGGCACTAGTTTTAGACAAGTAATGCTGCTGAAGGAGAAGATCTAGCAGAGTAAAGATTTCATCAAACCACCTCCAAAAGAAGCCATAGTGGGCAGGATTTGATTCTGCAAGAACCTAaagtgaaaaaaacaataaacaaaattgGTTCTATTTCACAGTTACCATACCTTGTATTTACATTCCCTTTGTTCTTTAAATTCTACATAGTTCGGGCTTAAACAAGTcacttcttttggggtctaccttacCACCTCCCTGAAATGTTAGAGATTCAGTACAGGACTGCAAGAACAGAGACTCAATAACGCATCATGGGACAGAAATTACATGCTAATTGGTTATTTCAAACCCTAGGCTACCAGCTAAACAAAttattagtttggtttttactcgGTCGTCCCTAAAACCTTTCTGAGAATTAATACCTTACCTTGACCACATGCTGAAGGGCGGGTCTCACTGCTGTCATTAAACTGTCCTGTGCTACCACCTCAAAGATGGATGGCTGGTCATCCACCACAGAAGCAGTTGTGATGTGAGCCCCATGCTCAGCCATCGTTTCCTGTGTTTACTGGGCTTCACTTTTTCCCAGGCTCTGTAGTGAGCATGAACCTCTTTTTTGGATCAAATGGGTGCTCCGTCTTAAAGATAATTTTTCTGCCAGATATCCGAAACTCCGTACTCAATTTTACAGGCTAAGGGGATGATATTTAACTGGGGGAAAAAGACCTCTTCTGGAAGCGTGGAGAGGGATCTTTCAAATTAAGGAGGTTGAGAACGAAGTTAACGCGGACATGGGTGGAAGCAGTCTTTGGGGAGGGGGTGACCTATCAAATGCTGCACCTCACAGTGTAGAGCCTAACTGGGAGAGAGGTATGGGCGGATAAACGCTGTCCTCTCGAGCGGCCGTCCCGGAGCCTGCGCGTCGGGTACCCTTCATCGTGAGGGCTCAAAAGCCAGCCTTCTCTGAGGGATCGGGGTGCCAACACGGGTCCGGTACGCGAAGACTGTGTCCAGTTTGGGCTGTAAAGTATCCCCGCCCGCGCCCGTCCTTGCTACCTGACCACAGGCGAGGCGCGAAGGACCCACAACGCCACGTTCGCGGGGAGGTCTCGGCTTTATGACAGAAGCGGTAACCGGAAATAGAAGGCTCCGCGGCCTCAGGGAAGTGGCAGGAGGAGAGGGGCTCTAGTCCGGAACGCGGCGCCGAAGCCGGAAGTAGAGAACTCTATGACCCTTCCGCTTCCGCCCCcgctaaaattaaaaatgtctccTATGGGATAGTTTTGGCGACGAATTCtctgtttgttttactttttctgaGTCTATACAGGTGAAAGCCACAGATCTGATCATctctttttgaagtttttttgaGGAGGTGTTTGCGGTGCTCCGAGCCCTGACGCCCCCGGACATAATTTGGGCTGGGTACTGAGTCCTGTGTTCCCAGGATCGATGGTGCTAGAGGCCGAGGGACAAAGAAATCGGGAGATGGGAGGGTTTTCTCGTGTGCCCAAGGCAGGAATTGGTGATCGTTAATTTTATTTGACCGCTTTCTGGAAAGGATTCGAAGTGACCCAGCAAGagataaggaggcctggtggcgcagcgggGAAAGCGctgggtcggcggttcgaatccatcagtccCTACGCGGGAAAaagtgtttccttaaagatttacaaccttggaaacccttatagagagcaaccaaaaaccaaacccagtgccgttgagtcttcCGACTCGGCgacactataggtcagagtagaactaccccatagaagaattgccccatagagtttccaaggagcgcctggtggattcgaactgccaaccctttggttagcagctgtagcacttaaccactacgccaccagggtttccttatagagaccatataggacaaaatagaactacttttccctatatggtcgctataagttggaatcaagttaaccgcagtgggtttggttttgagtagcAGAAAATAGAAGCCTTTAGCTCTATTGCTGCCAATTAAAAAGATTAACCCATTGCGGGTCAATCGATtgggactcatagtaaccctataggacaggatagaactgtcacataggatttccaaggctgtaaatctttatggaagcagactgctgcgtcTTTCtacgcagagcagctgatgggttccaactgccttttggttagaagctgagtgcttaagcacttcgccaccagggctcatatatacgtatatataatcTCCAACgcagtgccgtcgattccgactcatagcgaccctataggacggagtggaactgccccatagagtttccaaggagcgcctggcggattcgaactgccgaccctttggttaggagccgtagcacttaaccactatgccaccagggtttctcctatatatatatacacacacatatatgtatacatatgacaTGGTGGTGGTTGTTCCGTGCcagtgagttaattctgactcagcaccctatgtacaacacagagaaacactgcctggtcctgtgccatcctcacagttgttgctatgtttgcgtccactgttgtagccactatgtcattccatctccttgagggtcctcctcattttcactgaccctctactttaccaagcatgatgtccttccctagggactgatccctcctgataacaaaagACTATTAGTTGCTCAGAACTTTCATCCAGGCTGGTACCTTAACTGTCTTCCAGGTTTTGGTTACATTCAGCCATATGTTTTCCTTAACatcatctcaaagtattttcccTTGTCATTAAAtacaaccaaaccagttaccactgagtcaattttgcctcatggtgaccccatgtgttgcagagcagagcttgaatccattgggttttcaaggctgtgacctttttggagcagatcgccagtccttctgaggtgcctctgggtggattcaaaccaccaatatcTAGTTAGTAgtaaaacacttaaccatttgagctaCTCAGGGGACTCCATTATATAGTCTtcaaaaatatgattttaaaaagtattttccaATCATAGAAATAAATACATGTTCAGCGTAGAATGCTTCTAAAattaggaagaaaattaaaattctaaCCATCCAGCAATAACCACTCAACATTCTGCTGAATATTtttagcctttttaaaaaatacatatgcaaTCACACTGTATATATTATTtggtatcttgtttttttttctcttgacatGATCGTGAATTTTCTTGTGACATAAAATATTCTACAACATTATGCAGCTATTTGATTTATCATAAATGTTTATGTTCCCTCTTGTGTTAAAATTAGGTTTCCAATTTTCACCTATTTCAATAATAAGGGCAATAATAATATACGACTATGTTTTACAAACCTTTTAGATACTTCTGATTACTTAAGAATGAAATTTTAAGATGCTTACACACTTTTCAGGTAGCgtaacagttaagtgtttggctgccaaccaataggtaggtggtttgaacccactcagctgctcagctggagaaagacctgaggatctgctcccataaagattgttgtcattgttaggtaccacagagttgattttgacttatagcgaccctgtgacagagtagaattgctcataggattttctggactgtaaaatcctcacgactgaacCAActagcaacagcatgataaatggagaaaatacttcacctgtcaaggatttcattttactgagatCCACAATccacgcccatgaaagcagcagtcaagaaatcaaagacatagtgtattgggcaaatctgctgcaaaagacatctttaaggtgttaaaaagcaaagatgtcactgtgaggactacggtgtgcctgacccacaccagggtattttcaattgcctcatatgcatgtggaagctagaCAGTGAGtatagaagacagaagaattgatgcctttgaatttggtgttgatgaagagtatttaatataccatggactgccagaagaacaaacaagtctgtcttggaagaactacagtctgagtgctccttagaagacagGATAGCAAAACTTCgtcgtacatactttggacatgttatctggaggaaccaacccctggagaaggacatcatgcttggtaaggtagagagtcagcaaaaaagaggaagacccacaaggggatggattgacacagtggctgcaacaatgggctcaaacagcaatgattgtgaggatggcacaggaccggacagtgtttcctcCCGTTGTAcaaggggttgttatgagtcgaaatcaactccagggcacctaacaacaacatatactttTCCACTCTCACAAATTTAATAGGTAAAAATGTGAGGGAAAAAGGATCCACTCCCACACCCATCCCTATTACTTACTCTGATTAACCTTGTTCTCTAGTTCTGGATCCTGGAATCTAGGCCTTTGTTTCTGAAAAGGTGAAAGGGAACTTACTTTTGTGAAAAGCACATGTATTACATGATAGGCGCTTTACCTACTTTATCTCATTTAAGGTTTACAacccagagaaaagaaaattaagactgcggtgaagttaagtaactttcccagtcATCCTCAGGGCTGGAATTCGAACTCATGTCTAATGGCGACTCAATCTCTTCTTGCATCGCTCTCCTCTCGTCCCACTGCCTGTGTATAATCCTTGGCTGGACCCAACACGTGaatttgctgattttgttttgttttcagaaagGAACATGATATTTCACCTGCTCTATATGTAAACTTTTCAGAGAACTCCTGTGCGAGGAAATAAATCCAGAGAATGTCAGTTTGTTCAATATATCCCTTCAGATAGCCACTAAACAGCCTCCGGGTCCCAGGTCTCAAGACCTCTTCTAGACCAAGCAAATCATTCTGTCGCCAAGACGACAGAGGTCACAGCCTTTCTGATTCTCCGGCGCACGCCGATGACGTCTCGCGACTAGGTCCTCTTACGTCACGTTTCCTGTCCCCCATCTTTGTCCCTGGCAAAGTGGGTTTTGCGCAGTGGCTTAGACCTGCAGAAGGAATCGTGACGGGCAAGAAACCATTACACCACCACCGAGGCCGCGCTCTCTGGCTGCTGCCGCCTCCCCCGCCCTTGCCTCCGGTGAGTTCGAGCTGGCCGACTTTGGGGCGTGTCCCTCattaaagggagggaggaaaacccCTGCCCGGGTCGGAGACGGAAGGGTCGAAATCCTAGAAACTTGATTGTTTGATTGTTGAGGGCGAGGGAGCCGTCGTGTGTGACCGTTGTGAGGAAGAGGGTTGGCGAAAGAGACTCCTCCGCGCTGGCTTGGTGAGGTGAGGGAATTGGCGGGCGTGGCCGCTGGCAGATGCGGGGTGCCGTGGCGACGTACGTTCTGTAGCTGCCTTGATGGCTAGTCCGGGAGTTAGGAGGGCCGAAGGCCAGGGGTGTGGCCGTTGGAGACGGGAGGCCGAGGGGAGAACCTTCCTTCTTCCCCGCCTGGCGTCCTTCCCGGAGAGGCTGAGACGTGTCCACTGAGCCCCAAGGAGGAGGATTCCCC
The window above is part of the Elephas maximus indicus isolate mEleMax1 chromosome 19, mEleMax1 primary haplotype, whole genome shotgun sequence genome. Proteins encoded here:
- the PEX12 gene encoding peroxisome assembly protein 12, which translates into the protein MAEHGAHITTASVVDDQPSIFEVVAQDSLMTAVRPALQHVVKVLAESNPAHYGFFWRWFDEIFTLLDLLLQQHYLSKTSASFSENFYGLKRVVMGDTHKFQRLASAGLPKKQLWKSIMFLVLLPYLKVKLEKLVSSLREEDEYSIHPPSSHRKRFYRAFLAAYPFVNMAWEGWFLVQQLRYILGKAQHHSPLLRLAGVRLGRLTVQDIQALEHKPFEASMKQPPASVSETIKSTLKKAVGGVALSLSTGLSVGVFFLQFLEWWYSSENQETIKSLTALPTPPPPVHLDYNSDSPLLPKMKTVCPLCRKTRVNDTVLATSGYVFCYRCVFSYVRSHQACPITGYPTEVQHLIKLYSPEN